TTCCTGTAACTGTTTTTACAACGTATCCCGTAAGGCCGGATAAGGCAAGACCTTCAAGCAGTTTGGCGCCGAATTCTTTTTCACGCGGGCTGTCAAGCGCGTAAAATACCGCCGCGCCTGCCATTACAACCATTCCATCGCCGGCATAATTGGCAATATCAAATATAGTATCTTTTGTTTTATCGTGATACCTGCTTATTCCATTGCTTAGCCACAGGTCATTATTTATCAGCAGCGCGGTTGCTCCCGCAACACCGCCCAGAATTAAAGTTGTTTTTAACGGATTTTCAATTAATGCCCCGCCCATGGCAGGGTAGTCTTTAAATATTATGTGCTCCAATACCGGCTCCGACTGTTCTGCCGCATAGAAAAACGGAATTGCCGCCAGGGTAAACGATATGATAAATGTAATTCTTTTCATCCTGCCTCCGCTTATTATTAAACCCGCTTGTTTCTATTTGTACAGCTGATTTTTATTTATATATTCCCACACCGCAGCGCCCACTTCTTCGCGGATATTATTGCCGTACTTTATGCGTGTCCTTAATTCTGACGCTGACAGGTCTATTAAGTGCGGGTTTGCCCACAGCATATCCGCGGCTTCGCGGTGTTTTTTTATGACTTTTTCTCTGGAAAAATCCGTGCGTTCAAATATTATGAACTTTATAAGTTTAAGAAGTTCTTTATAATCCTTCCACGTTTCAATAAAATAAAACGCGTCTGACCCTGTGATAAAATAAAATTCCTTGCCAGGAAATTCCGTCATAAAATATTTTACCGTATTAATTGAATAGGATATTCCCTGTTTTTTTATTTCATATTCCGACAGGATAAAATCAGGGTCGCCGGCTATTAAAAGCTGCGTCATTTTTTCCCTGTGCCCGGAATCAATTATACCAGCGTGGTCTTTATGCGGCGGAAGATATGAAGGCACAAAAAATATTTTGTCCAGCCCGAATTCTTTTTTTACGTCCTTGGCCAGCAGATAATGCCCAACGTGAGGGGGGTTAAACGTACCGCCGAAAATGCCCACTTTTTTTGCTTTATCCACGTATCTGCCCGCTGCCCGTAATTATGTATTTTTCAGACGTAAGCCCCAGAAGCGCCAAAGGCCCCCTGACGTGCAGTTTCTGATTGGAAATTCCCATTTCCGCGCCAAGGCCAAATTCGTTGCCGTCCGTAAACCTTGTGGAAGCGTTTACGTATACCGCTGCGGAATCCACTTCATTTAAAAAACGCGCGGAATTACCGGAATCTTCTGTTATTATGGCGTCGGAATGGTGTGAGCTGTATTTATTTATATGTTCAATTGCTTCATCAAGCGTATCCACTATTTTGATGGCAAGTATTAAATCATTATATTCGGTTATCCAGTCATGCTCTGTTGCTTCATTGATATTTTTAAGTATTGCCCTTGTTCTGTCGTCGCCGCGAAGCTCTACTTTTGCCTTTGCGTATTCGGCTGCCATTACAGGTAAAAACTTATCCGCTATCTTTGAATTTACAAGCAGAGTTTCCATAGCGTTGCACGTACTTGGCCTTTGCACTTTGGCGTTGAAACAAACCTTTACCGCCATATCCATATCTGCAGATTCATCCACATAGGTATGACATATGCCCGCGTCGTGCCTGATAACGGGAATAAGGGAATTTTCTTCTATGAATTTTATAAGCCCGTATCCGCCGCGGGGTATTATTACATCAACGTACTCTTTCATCTTTACAAGGTGCATGGCAGCTTCCCTGCCTGTGGATTCTATTACTTCTACAGCGCCTTCAGGAAGGCCTGCTTTTTTAATTCCTTCTCTTATTATCCCGGTAAGGCAGATATTAGAATTAATAGCGTCAGAGCCTCCCTTTAAAATTACCGCGTTTCCGGATTTTAAAGTTAAAGACGCCGCTTCCACGC
The nucleotide sequence above comes from Candidatus Goldiibacteriota bacterium. Encoded proteins:
- a CDS encoding phosphatase PAP2 family protein is translated as MKRITFIISFTLAAIPFFYAAEQSEPVLEHIIFKDYPAMGGALIENPLKTTLILGGVAGATALLINNDLWLSNGISRYHDKTKDTIFDIANYAGDGMVVMAGAAVFYALDSPREKEFGAKLLEGLALSGLTGYVVKTVTGRQRPSQTDNQFSFWHVSFSDMSFPSGHTSTAFMWATMIPEHYNRWLYLITYPAAITVAAARVYKDKHWVSDVFAGAALGIFSAFVVDEVHDRMKAELSVESAYGMDYMTVKYRF
- the nadD gene encoding nicotinate (nicotinamide) nucleotide adenylyltransferase, coding for MDKAKKVGIFGGTFNPPHVGHYLLAKDVKKEFGLDKIFFVPSYLPPHKDHAGIIDSGHREKMTQLLIAGDPDFILSEYEIKKQGISYSINTVKYFMTEFPGKEFYFITGSDAFYFIETWKDYKELLKLIKFIIFERTDFSREKVIKKHREAADMLWANPHLIDLSASELRTRIKYGNNIREEVGAAVWEYINKNQLYK
- a CDS encoding glutamate-5-semialdehyde dehydrogenase; its protein translation is MDEKEAVLLKCKSAKKASRELVKFSTTDKNRALSMIADGLDKNRAVIKEKNNIDLANGRTKGLSEAFLDRLALNDKRIDEMIKALNDVIKLPDPVGEITSTEIRPNGLKIQKIRMPLGVIGIIFESRPNVCVEAASLTLKSGNAVILKGGSDAINSNICLTGIIREGIKKAGLPEGAVEVIESTGREAAMHLVKMKEYVDVIIPRGGYGLIKFIEENSLIPVIRHDAGICHTYVDESADMDMAVKVCFNAKVQRPSTCNAMETLLVNSKIADKFLPVMAAEYAKAKVELRGDDRTRAILKNINEATEHDWITEYNDLILAIKIVDTLDEAIEHINKYSSHHSDAIITEDSGNSARFLNEVDSAAVYVNASTRFTDGNEFGLGAEMGISNQKLHVRGPLALLGLTSEKYIITGSGQIRG